A single window of Jiangella alkaliphila DNA harbors:
- a CDS encoding IclR family transcriptional regulator — translation MPRVTARESAGGTQSVERALSLLSAFNEEHPERRISELVTATGLGQSTVSRLVGALVNLGYLTHHGRSGLYGIGPRVITLAGIGLNQSPVHQQSRQLAQNLASSLGLGVNVAERHDASLFYLCHFEGANAPRPSTLIGRGGPLHATAMGKALTSELPPDELRSLLGDQYARYTPHTLTSFDELSGALQEVRSRGYATELEELAFGRACVAAPIRDRSGQIIAALSVSGPLSAMNLPARQDELAMIAIEHADQISSNLGYHATVTALPH, via the coding sequence GTGCCACGTGTAACAGCCCGCGAGTCCGCCGGCGGCACCCAGAGCGTCGAGCGGGCGCTCTCGTTGCTGTCCGCGTTCAACGAGGAACACCCCGAGCGGCGCATCTCCGAGCTGGTGACCGCGACCGGGCTGGGCCAGTCGACGGTGTCGCGGCTGGTCGGCGCGCTGGTCAACCTCGGGTACCTCACGCACCACGGCCGCAGCGGCCTGTACGGCATCGGCCCGCGGGTCATCACGCTGGCCGGCATCGGGCTGAACCAGTCGCCGGTGCACCAGCAGTCGCGCCAGCTCGCGCAGAACCTCGCCTCGTCGCTCGGCCTCGGCGTCAACGTCGCCGAGCGCCACGACGCCAGCCTGTTCTACCTGTGCCACTTCGAGGGCGCCAACGCGCCGCGGCCGTCCACGCTGATCGGCCGCGGCGGCCCCCTGCACGCCACCGCCATGGGCAAGGCGCTGACCAGCGAGCTGCCGCCCGACGAGCTCCGGTCACTGCTCGGCGACCAGTACGCCCGCTACACGCCGCACACCCTGACGTCGTTCGACGAGCTCAGCGGCGCTCTGCAGGAGGTGCGCTCGCGCGGGTACGCGACCGAGCTGGAAGAGCTGGCGTTCGGCCGGGCCTGCGTGGCCGCGCCGATCCGGGACCGGTCCGGCCAGATCATCGCCGCGCTGTCGGTGTCGGGGCCGCTGTCGGCAATGAACCTCCCGGCCCGGCAGGACGAGCTGGCGATGATCGCCATCGAACACGCCGACCAGATCTCGTCCAACCTCGGCTACCACGCCACCGTGACCGCGCTCCCCCACTGA
- the pepN gene encoding aminopeptidase N — MSGTNLTRDEARERASVLDPASVRYTVHLDLTTGETTFGSTTTATFAATEGAETWLDLIAPTVHEVVLNGNALDPAEVFDGSRVKLTGLASENEVKVVADAAYMNTGEGLHRFVDPVDDEVYLYSQFEVADARRVYACFDQPDLKAEVTFLVDAPSSWEVVSNAPGKAGKASHGKKRWTFEPTPKLSTYVTAIVAGPYHVERSEHVGKEKTIPLGLYCRKSLAEHLDAAELFDVTSRGFAFFEDVFGLAYPFAKYDQLFVPEFNAGAMENAGAVTHHEDYVFRSRVTDAAYERRAETILHEMAHMWFGDLVTMRWWDDLWLNESFATWASVLSLAEATRWTDGWTTFAVTEKLWALRQDQLPSTHPISADIRDLEDVEVNFDGITYAKGASVLKQLVAWVGRDAFLEGVRAYFAEHAWGNTSLTDLFGHLERTSGRDLSAWNEQWLRTAGVNTLRPAVTIDSAGTYTSVVVEQTAAPEHPVIRSHRAAIGLYDYTDDGALVRRTRVELDIDGPRTEVAELRGETQPDLLLVNDDDLTFAKVRLDDRSLATVVRSIGSLDPLPRALCWTAATDMLRDAEMSASSFVELVLGGIARETSMGVVQHVLSSARAAIELYAWPANRTALSSRWAAALRQLAGSAEAGGDRQLAFTRAWVAAAASDEHIAEIMALLDGDESVLPGLVVDTDLRWTLLQRLVVLGAAGESAVDAELERDNTATGQRQAAYARAAVPTYPAKAAAWQAAVESDALPNALLSATVRGFAHPEQRELVRPYVQPYLDAVPRVWADRTNESAQAVVVGLFPRLLADAATATTVRGWLETAELPDAARRLVVEGLADLDRALRAQDRDRQAG, encoded by the coding sequence ATGTCTGGCACGAACCTGACCCGCGACGAGGCCCGCGAACGCGCGTCCGTCCTCGACCCCGCGTCGGTGCGGTACACCGTCCACCTGGATCTCACCACCGGCGAGACCACGTTCGGGTCGACGACGACGGCGACGTTCGCCGCCACCGAGGGCGCCGAGACCTGGCTGGACCTCATCGCGCCCACCGTGCACGAGGTCGTCCTCAACGGCAACGCGCTCGACCCGGCCGAGGTCTTCGACGGCAGCCGGGTCAAGCTCACCGGCCTGGCCAGCGAGAACGAGGTCAAGGTGGTCGCCGACGCCGCCTACATGAACACCGGCGAGGGCCTGCACCGGTTCGTCGACCCGGTCGACGACGAGGTCTACCTCTACTCGCAGTTCGAGGTGGCCGACGCCCGCCGCGTCTACGCGTGCTTCGACCAGCCCGACCTCAAGGCCGAGGTGACCTTCCTGGTCGACGCGCCGTCCAGCTGGGAGGTCGTGTCGAACGCGCCCGGCAAGGCGGGCAAGGCCAGCCACGGCAAGAAGCGGTGGACGTTCGAGCCGACGCCGAAGCTGTCGACCTACGTGACGGCGATCGTGGCCGGTCCGTACCACGTCGAGCGCTCGGAGCACGTCGGCAAGGAGAAGACGATCCCGCTCGGGCTGTACTGCCGCAAGTCGCTGGCCGAGCACCTCGACGCCGCCGAGCTGTTCGACGTCACCAGCCGCGGCTTCGCCTTCTTCGAGGACGTGTTCGGGCTGGCCTACCCGTTCGCGAAGTACGACCAGCTGTTCGTGCCCGAGTTCAACGCCGGCGCCATGGAGAACGCCGGCGCCGTCACCCACCACGAGGACTACGTCTTCCGCAGCCGCGTCACCGACGCCGCCTACGAGCGCCGGGCCGAGACGATCCTGCACGAGATGGCGCACATGTGGTTCGGCGACCTCGTCACCATGCGCTGGTGGGACGACCTCTGGCTGAACGAGTCGTTCGCCACCTGGGCGTCGGTACTGTCGCTGGCCGAGGCGACCCGGTGGACCGACGGCTGGACGACGTTCGCCGTCACCGAGAAGCTGTGGGCGCTGCGCCAGGACCAGTTGCCGTCGACGCACCCGATCTCCGCCGACATCCGCGACCTCGAGGACGTCGAGGTCAACTTCGACGGCATCACCTACGCCAAGGGCGCCAGCGTCCTGAAGCAGCTGGTCGCGTGGGTCGGCCGCGACGCGTTCCTCGAGGGCGTGCGGGCCTACTTCGCCGAGCACGCGTGGGGCAACACCTCACTCACCGACCTGTTCGGGCACCTCGAGCGCACCAGCGGCCGCGACCTGTCGGCGTGGAACGAGCAGTGGCTGCGCACGGCCGGCGTCAACACGCTGCGCCCCGCCGTCACCATCGACAGCGCCGGCACCTACACGTCGGTGGTCGTCGAGCAGACCGCCGCGCCCGAGCACCCGGTCATCCGGTCGCACCGGGCCGCCATCGGCCTGTACGACTACACCGACGACGGCGCACTGGTGCGGCGCACGCGGGTCGAGCTGGACATCGACGGCCCGCGCACCGAGGTCGCCGAGCTGCGCGGCGAGACCCAGCCCGACCTGCTGCTGGTCAACGACGACGACCTCACGTTCGCGAAGGTGCGCCTCGACGACCGCTCGCTGGCGACGGTGGTGCGCTCGATCGGGTCGCTCGACCCGCTGCCGCGGGCGCTGTGCTGGACGGCCGCGACGGACATGCTGCGCGACGCCGAGATGTCGGCCAGCTCGTTCGTCGAACTGGTGCTCGGCGGCATCGCCCGCGAGACGTCCATGGGTGTGGTGCAGCACGTGCTCAGCTCCGCCCGGGCCGCGATCGAGCTGTACGCCTGGCCGGCCAACCGGACGGCGCTGTCGTCGCGCTGGGCGGCGGCGCTGCGCCAGCTGGCCGGGTCGGCCGAGGCCGGCGGCGACCGTCAGCTCGCCTTCACCCGGGCCTGGGTGGCGGCCGCGGCCAGCGACGAGCACATCGCGGAGATCATGGCGCTGCTCGACGGCGACGAGTCGGTGCTGCCGGGCCTGGTGGTCGACACCGACCTGCGGTGGACGCTGCTGCAGCGGCTGGTCGTGCTGGGCGCGGCCGGCGAGAGCGCCGTCGACGCCGAGCTGGAGCGCGACAACACCGCGACCGGGCAGCGGCAGGCCGCGTACGCCCGCGCGGCCGTGCCCACGTACCCGGCCAAGGCGGCCGCCTGGCAGGCCGCCGTCGAGTCCGACGCGCTGCCGAACGCGCTGCTCAGCGCCACGGTGCGCGGCTTCGCCCACCCTGAGCAGCGCGAGCTGGTGCGCCCGTACGTCCAGCCGTACCTCGACGCCGTCCCGCGGGTCTGGGCGGACCGGACCAACGAGAGCGCGCAGGCCGTGGTCGTGGGGCTGTTCCCGCGGCTGCTCGCCGACGCCGCCACGGCGACGACGGTGCGTGGCTGGCTCGAGACAGCCGAGCTGCCCGACGCCGCCCGCCGGCTGGTCGTCGAGGGCCTGGCCGACCTCGACCGGGCGCTGCGCGCACAAGACCGCGATCGCCAGGCGGGTTGA
- a CDS encoding mycothiol-dependent nitroreductase Rv2466c family protein, giving the protein MSETTHVDFWFDPICPWAWMTSRWMMEVERVRPVEVTWHVMSLSYLNAERDLGEKYNRLMADSWGPVRVVTAAKHLHGQEWVKPLYDALGTRFHPGHERDRGKVIAAALEEVGLPASLAAYADTDEFDAALKESHHAGMDQVGTEVGTPVIAVEGYAFFGPVLAPAPKGDEAGRVWDGVRALASYDGFFELKRTRTREPVFD; this is encoded by the coding sequence ATGAGCGAGACCACTCACGTCGACTTCTGGTTCGACCCGATCTGCCCGTGGGCGTGGATGACGTCGCGCTGGATGATGGAGGTCGAGCGGGTCCGGCCGGTGGAGGTCACCTGGCACGTCATGTCGCTGTCGTACCTCAACGCCGAGCGCGACCTCGGCGAGAAGTACAACCGCCTCATGGCCGACAGCTGGGGCCCGGTGCGCGTCGTCACGGCCGCGAAGCATCTGCACGGCCAGGAATGGGTGAAGCCGCTGTACGACGCCCTCGGCACCCGGTTCCACCCGGGCCACGAGCGCGACCGCGGCAAGGTCATCGCCGCCGCCCTCGAGGAGGTCGGGCTGCCGGCGTCGCTGGCCGCGTACGCCGACACCGACGAGTTCGACGCCGCGCTGAAGGAGAGCCACCACGCCGGCATGGACCAGGTCGGCACCGAGGTCGGCACGCCGGTCATCGCGGTCGAGGGCTACGCGTTCTTCGGCCCGGTGCTGGCGCCGGCGCCGAAGGGCGACGAGGCGGGTCGAGTATGGGACGGCGTGCGGGCGCTGGCCTCGTACGACGGCTTCTTCGAGCTCAAGCGGACCCGTACCCGCGAGCCCGTCTTCGACTGA
- a CDS encoding ribose-5-phosphate isomerase has product MRVHVGSDHAGYEVKNRLVEVLRDGGHEIVDHGPFVYDELDDYPTFCLRAGEGVAADPDSLGVVIGGSGNGEQIAANKVEGIRSALAWSEETARLAREHNDARVLAVGARMHPFEDVAAFVQTFLETPFSGSERHARRIAMLSRYEVDGELPPLPAPAD; this is encoded by the coding sequence ATGCGCGTCCACGTCGGCTCCGACCATGCCGGATACGAAGTCAAGAACCGCCTCGTCGAGGTGCTCCGCGACGGCGGCCACGAGATCGTCGACCACGGCCCGTTCGTCTACGACGAGCTCGACGACTACCCGACGTTCTGCCTGCGGGCCGGCGAGGGCGTCGCGGCCGACCCGGACAGCCTCGGCGTCGTCATCGGCGGCTCCGGCAACGGCGAGCAGATCGCCGCGAACAAGGTCGAGGGCATCCGGTCCGCGCTGGCGTGGTCCGAGGAGACCGCGCGGCTGGCCCGTGAGCACAACGACGCCCGCGTGCTGGCCGTCGGCGCCCGCATGCACCCGTTCGAGGACGTCGCGGCATTCGTGCAGACGTTCCTCGAGACGCCGTTCTCCGGCAGCGAGCGGCACGCCCGCCGCATCGCGATGCTCAGCCGTTACGAGGTGGACGGCGAGCTTCCTCCGCTGCCGGCGCCGGCCGACTAG
- a CDS encoding Fpg/Nei family DNA glycosylase: MPEGHTIHRLAGELSSAFGGRVVEVSSPQGRFAAGAAVVSGSRLERAEAHGKHLFIGFAGRRWVHVHLGLYGKFDVVGAPAPDGPVRGEVRLRLTTAGAHADLRGPTRCEVVADADKAAVEARLGPDPLRGDDPEAALARIGRSRAPVGVLLMDQAVVAGVGNVYRAESLFRAGVDPARPGSSVPPRTLREIWSDLVALMALGVQTGRIDTVRPEHEPEAMGRPPRVDDHGGEVYVYRRAGQPCLVCGRPVAAGRAAARNLFWCPNCQH; the protein is encoded by the coding sequence GTGCCCGAAGGCCACACGATCCACCGTCTGGCCGGTGAGCTGTCCAGTGCGTTCGGCGGCCGGGTGGTCGAGGTGTCCAGTCCGCAGGGGCGGTTCGCCGCCGGCGCCGCCGTCGTGTCCGGGTCGCGGCTGGAGCGGGCCGAGGCGCACGGGAAGCACCTGTTCATCGGGTTCGCCGGGCGGCGGTGGGTGCACGTCCACCTCGGGTTGTACGGGAAGTTCGACGTCGTGGGCGCACCGGCGCCGGACGGGCCGGTCCGCGGTGAGGTGCGGCTGCGGCTGACGACCGCCGGCGCGCACGCCGACCTGCGCGGGCCGACCCGCTGCGAGGTGGTCGCCGACGCCGACAAGGCCGCCGTCGAGGCCCGGCTCGGCCCGGACCCGCTGCGCGGTGACGACCCGGAGGCGGCGCTGGCCCGGATCGGGCGCAGCCGGGCGCCGGTCGGTGTGCTGCTCATGGACCAGGCGGTCGTCGCGGGCGTCGGCAACGTGTACCGCGCCGAGTCGCTGTTCCGGGCCGGTGTCGACCCCGCGCGGCCCGGCTCGTCGGTGCCGCCGCGGACCCTGCGGGAGATCTGGTCCGACCTGGTGGCGTTGATGGCGCTCGGCGTGCAGACCGGCCGGATCGACACCGTCCGGCCCGAGCACGAGCCCGAGGCCATGGGCCGTCCGCCGCGAGTCGACGACCACGGCGGCGAGGTGTACGTCTACCGGCGCGCGGGGCAGCCGTGCCTGGTCTGCGGCAGGCCCGTCGCGGCCGGAAGAGCGGCGGCCAGAAACCTGTTCTGGTGCCCGAACTGCCAGCATTGA
- a CDS encoding PP2C family protein-serine/threonine phosphatase, translating into MTTRSAGLLGLAGAFFGGRPASALTRRLIREPVVMAVLLAATLLLGLSMVQWESIVPAIALVLPLLFGGLFVQPRALAWLVGTVGFCLIAGGIVIGGGQTFAAVTVVVGITAIVSLGLARSRARLGLQGTMGESMLVDLRDRLAAQGRMPPLGRGWQVELKHHAAERSSFSGDFAVASRSTDGRVLELALVDVSGKGHNAGTRALLLSGAFGGLLGSLPQDQFLPAANAYLLRQRWPEGFATAVHLVVDLTTGEYEVRSAGHPPAIHFHAGSGRWATLDTEGGLLGVYEQKHYEPVTGRMRPGDALMLYTDGLVEAPRRDLSDGIDKLQGEAERLVAHGFDGGAQKLINAVASSDADDRALLLLWRTL; encoded by the coding sequence GTGACGACCCGATCGGCTGGCCTGCTCGGGCTGGCGGGGGCGTTCTTCGGCGGGCGTCCCGCCAGCGCGTTGACGCGGCGTCTGATCCGCGAGCCGGTCGTCATGGCCGTCCTGCTGGCCGCCACCCTGCTGCTCGGGCTGTCGATGGTGCAGTGGGAGTCGATCGTGCCGGCCATCGCGCTGGTGCTGCCGCTGCTGTTCGGCGGGTTGTTCGTGCAGCCGCGGGCGCTGGCCTGGCTGGTCGGCACCGTGGGGTTCTGCCTCATCGCCGGCGGCATCGTCATCGGGGGCGGGCAGACCTTCGCCGCCGTCACCGTCGTCGTCGGGATCACCGCGATCGTGTCGCTCGGCCTGGCGCGGTCGCGGGCGCGGCTCGGGCTGCAGGGCACCATGGGCGAGTCGATGCTCGTCGACCTGCGCGACCGCCTGGCCGCCCAGGGCCGGATGCCGCCGCTGGGGCGCGGCTGGCAGGTCGAGCTGAAGCACCATGCCGCCGAGCGGTCCAGCTTCTCCGGCGACTTCGCCGTCGCCTCCCGGTCCACCGACGGCCGCGTGCTGGAGCTCGCGCTGGTCGACGTGTCCGGCAAGGGCCACAACGCCGGGACGCGCGCGCTGCTGCTGTCCGGCGCGTTCGGCGGGCTGCTCGGCTCGCTGCCGCAGGACCAGTTCCTGCCCGCCGCCAACGCCTACCTGCTGCGGCAGCGCTGGCCCGAGGGGTTCGCGACCGCCGTCCATCTCGTCGTCGACCTCACCACCGGTGAGTACGAGGTCCGCTCGGCCGGCCATCCGCCCGCGATCCACTTCCACGCCGGATCCGGCCGCTGGGCCACCCTCGACACCGAGGGTGGCCTGCTCGGCGTCTACGAGCAGAAACACTACGAGCCCGTCACCGGGCGCATGCGGCCCGGTGACGCGCTCATGCTCTACACCGACGGGCTGGTCGAGGCGCCGCGGCGGGACCTGTCCGACGGCATCGACAAACTGCAGGGCGAGGCCGAGCGGCTGGTGGCGCACGGCTTCGACGGCGGCGCGCAGAAGCTCATCAACGCCGTCGCCTCCTCCGATGCCGACGACCGCGCCCTGCTGCTGTTGTGGCGGACGCTCTAG
- a CDS encoding Rid family hydrolase — protein sequence MRKPTRRLTVVAVVSSLTTLAITGSVVAVTGIGAPRPQEVRFNIAAPAQAPDPFIANGVAVGNQVPLYFSSGIGPGALNTAAPAGTPERYIDPAQFPGGVLPAGVTVTEAQGMNAMARIKENLESQGLTLADIISMRIYLEAPPGAERADYNGWNRAYRKWVANVNRVTGEVIPAYAPVQFANATRPSRTNLEVDTLPVTGWLVEIEVVAAYTKR from the coding sequence ATGCGCAAGCCCACCCGCCGGCTGACCGTCGTCGCCGTCGTGTCCAGCCTGACCACGCTCGCGATCACCGGCAGCGTCGTCGCCGTCACCGGCATCGGCGCGCCCCGGCCGCAGGAGGTGCGGTTCAACATCGCCGCGCCCGCCCAGGCACCGGACCCGTTCATCGCCAACGGCGTCGCCGTCGGCAACCAGGTGCCGCTCTACTTCTCCAGCGGCATCGGCCCGGGCGCGCTCAACACGGCCGCACCGGCCGGGACGCCCGAGCGCTACATCGACCCGGCCCAGTTCCCCGGCGGGGTACTGCCCGCCGGCGTCACCGTCACCGAGGCGCAGGGCATGAACGCGATGGCCCGCATCAAGGAGAACCTGGAGTCACAGGGCCTCACGCTCGCCGACATCATCAGCATGCGGATCTACCTGGAGGCCCCGCCCGGCGCCGAGCGGGCCGACTACAACGGCTGGAACCGCGCGTACCGGAAGTGGGTGGCCAACGTGAACCGGGTGACGGGCGAGGTGATCCCCGCCTACGCGCCGGTCCAGTTCGCCAACGCCACCCGGCCGTCGCGTACGAACCTCGAGGTCGACACGCTGCCGGTTACCGGCTGGCTGGTCGAGATCGAGGTCGTGGCCGCCTACACCAAGCGCTAG
- a CDS encoding flavin monoamine oxidase family protein, protein MTTTAGTPHAHTRRSFLTRVGAVGGASALYGSMEALGLFASPADAATATPDFAPPRAADLPDSARARGTNVVILGAGSAGLAAAYELGKAGYDCTVLEARDRPGGRAKTIRRGDKLTDTDGVTQTCRFDDGLYFNAGPARIPNHHVTLDYCRELGVPIEALVNANAESLYYHENTSTTNYGELAGTAVTHRQAKADVYGYISELLAQAADQGALDTVLSADDAERLVALANSLGGLTGGRYAGNGRRGYVDAPGAGHDAGVVGTPPSMSAILQSQFGTRFAFEFGWDQAMMMWQPVGGMDRISAALAAAVGGKRRITYNAPVTQIDNRPDGVRVSYRHNGRTRTIDADYCVNTIPPMVLTNIPNNFAQATKDALAVPTGANTGKIGLQYGRRWWEEDDKIFGGITATNMDISGIWYPSSGFLSRKGVVVGYYSGSYSGLTVPDRAARAVEQGVKIHGAKYRDELETSFSIAWPKEPYSLGGWVNWPGGRGAAYDLLLRPDGRTYFAGDHLSYLTAWQAGAFESARLTVTALHERVAATAA, encoded by the coding sequence GTGACCACCACCGCCGGTACACCACACGCACACACCAGGCGCAGCTTCCTCACCCGCGTCGGCGCCGTCGGCGGCGCCTCGGCGCTGTACGGCAGCATGGAGGCCCTGGGCTTGTTCGCCTCGCCCGCCGACGCCGCCACGGCGACCCCGGACTTCGCGCCGCCGCGGGCGGCCGATCTGCCCGACTCGGCCCGCGCCAGGGGCACGAACGTGGTCATCCTGGGCGCGGGCAGCGCCGGGCTGGCCGCGGCGTACGAGCTGGGCAAGGCCGGCTACGACTGCACCGTCCTGGAGGCGCGCGACCGGCCCGGCGGCCGGGCGAAGACGATCAGGCGCGGCGACAAGCTCACCGACACCGACGGCGTGACGCAGACGTGCCGGTTCGACGACGGCCTGTACTTCAACGCCGGTCCGGCCCGCATCCCGAACCACCACGTGACGCTCGACTACTGCCGTGAGCTGGGCGTTCCGATCGAGGCACTGGTCAACGCGAACGCGGAGAGCCTCTACTACCACGAGAACACGAGCACCACTAACTACGGCGAGCTGGCCGGCACCGCGGTCACCCACCGGCAGGCGAAGGCCGACGTGTACGGGTACATCTCCGAGCTGCTCGCCCAGGCGGCCGACCAGGGTGCACTGGACACCGTCCTCAGCGCCGACGACGCCGAGCGGCTGGTGGCGCTGGCGAACAGCCTCGGCGGCCTGACCGGCGGCCGCTACGCCGGCAACGGCCGCCGCGGGTACGTGGACGCGCCGGGCGCGGGCCACGACGCGGGCGTGGTGGGCACTCCGCCGTCGATGTCGGCGATCCTGCAGAGCCAGTTCGGCACCCGGTTCGCGTTCGAGTTCGGCTGGGACCAGGCGATGATGATGTGGCAGCCAGTAGGCGGCATGGACCGCATCTCCGCCGCTCTCGCGGCGGCCGTCGGCGGTAAGCGGCGCATCACCTACAACGCGCCGGTCACGCAGATCGACAACCGGCCCGACGGCGTGCGCGTCAGCTACCGCCACAACGGCCGGACCCGCACCATCGATGCCGACTACTGCGTCAACACCATCCCGCCGATGGTGCTGACGAACATCCCGAACAACTTCGCCCAGGCGACGAAGGACGCGCTGGCCGTCCCGACCGGCGCGAACACCGGGAAGATCGGCCTGCAGTACGGCCGCCGCTGGTGGGAGGAGGACGACAAGATCTTCGGCGGCATCACCGCGACGAACATGGACATCTCAGGCATCTGGTATCCGTCGTCGGGGTTCCTGAGCCGCAAGGGCGTCGTCGTCGGCTACTACTCCGGCTCGTACAGCGGCCTGACGGTGCCGGACCGGGCCGCCCGCGCGGTCGAGCAGGGCGTGAAGATCCACGGCGCGAAGTACCGCGACGAGCTGGAGACCTCGTTCTCCATCGCCTGGCCGAAGGAGCCGTACAGCCTCGGCGGCTGGGTGAACTGGCCGGGCGGACGCGGCGCCGCGTACGACCTCCTGCTGCGCCCGGACGGCCGGACCTACTTCGCCGGCGACCACCTCAGCTACCTCACCGCCTGGCAGGCCGGCGCGTTCGAGTCCGCCCGCCTGACCGTCACCGCCCTGCACGAGCGCGTCGCCGCCACCGCGGCCTGA
- a CDS encoding TetR/AcrR family transcriptional regulator — MGRGRPRGFDRDVALDRAMRLFWTRGYQDTSIADLTDVLGIGSPSLYAAFGSKASLFCMAADRYQDGDGGRPGVALTEAPTARGGVEALLRENVTLFTKRGGPRGCLLTRATLSCPPTDTTVVAYLERSRRDRLTALRTRLRTAAEAGEPLPSDDVDTVAMYYDAQVQGLAVRALEGATRPALLRTVDLTMAGWDALIAR; from the coding sequence ATGGGACGCGGCCGGCCACGCGGGTTCGACCGCGACGTGGCGCTCGACCGTGCCATGCGGCTGTTCTGGACGCGCGGGTACCAGGACACCTCGATCGCCGACCTCACGGACGTTCTCGGCATCGGCTCGCCCAGCCTGTACGCCGCGTTCGGCTCCAAGGCGTCACTGTTCTGCATGGCAGCCGACCGCTACCAGGACGGCGACGGCGGCCGCCCCGGTGTGGCGCTGACCGAGGCGCCGACGGCGCGCGGCGGCGTCGAGGCGCTGCTGCGCGAGAACGTCACGCTGTTCACCAAGCGGGGCGGGCCGCGCGGCTGCCTCCTGACCCGCGCGACGCTGAGCTGCCCGCCGACCGACACCACGGTCGTCGCCTACCTGGAGCGGAGCCGACGCGACCGGCTGACCGCCCTGCGCACGCGGCTGCGGACGGCCGCGGAGGCGGGCGAACCACTGCCATCCGACGACGTCGACACGGTGGCGATGTACTACGACGCCCAGGTGCAGGGACTCGCGGTCCGCGCGCTCGAGGGTGCCACCCGGCCGGCACTGCTGCGCACCGTCGACCTCACGATGGCCGGCTGGGACGCACTGATCGCGCGGTGA
- a CDS encoding cupin domain-containing protein, with translation MPGVTKVTSGDDLEWFRRFDQDLQLADAIDQRHDAAMTVGFARYGAGESNPWTVSYDEALVVTRGRFSVESGGTVTTAVVGEVIYLRAGTELVYRADEESEVVYVSYPHWLAATGSSPHSDRLAEFQPAAS, from the coding sequence ATGCCCGGCGTGACGAAGGTGACCAGCGGCGACGACCTCGAGTGGTTTCGTCGCTTCGATCAGGATCTGCAGTTGGCCGACGCCATCGACCAGCGCCACGACGCTGCGATGACCGTCGGCTTCGCCCGCTACGGCGCGGGCGAGTCGAACCCGTGGACCGTCTCCTACGACGAGGCGCTGGTCGTCACGAGGGGCCGGTTCAGCGTCGAGAGCGGCGGCACCGTCACCACGGCGGTCGTCGGCGAGGTCATCTACCTGCGCGCGGGCACTGAGCTCGTCTACCGCGCCGACGAGGAGAGCGAGGTGGTCTACGTCTCGTATCCGCACTGGCTCGCGGCGACCGGGAGTTCGCCGCACTCCGACCGGCTGGCCGAGTTCCAGCCCGCGGCGAGCTGA
- a CDS encoding YciI family protein yields the protein MQYLLLIYSEPRTEAPPQDQLEAEMAEWFTYTEDIRKAGVYVDGNALEPVNTATSVRLKDGERVVTDGPFAETREVLGGYYLVDVPDLDAALDWAAKCPGARHGSMEVRPITVFDQS from the coding sequence ATGCAGTACCTGCTGCTGATCTACAGCGAGCCGCGGACCGAGGCTCCGCCGCAGGACCAGCTCGAGGCCGAAATGGCCGAGTGGTTCACCTACACCGAGGACATCCGCAAGGCCGGCGTGTACGTCGACGGCAACGCGCTCGAGCCGGTCAACACCGCCACGAGCGTGCGGCTCAAGGACGGCGAGCGGGTGGTCACCGACGGGCCGTTCGCGGAGACTCGCGAGGTGCTCGGCGGCTACTACCTCGTCGACGTGCCGGACCTCGACGCCGCGCTGGACTGGGCCGCCAAGTGCCCCGGCGCGAGGCACGGGTCCATGGAAGTCCGCCCGATCACGGTGTTCGACCAGAGCTGA